One genomic segment of Paenibacillus sp. FSL H8-0332 includes these proteins:
- a CDS encoding Ig-like domain-containing protein, whose translation MFIGKGLKKYFSLLLVISLVWTGAFPVYAGSTDNGEASWENVGPLPGGEKVNGVAIGSEILVAVGEGGSIVTASGPASWAVRTSGVTGDLNGIVYTGTGGRFAAVGNNGAVLTSTDSVSWLPALFTSSTGNLNAVTYGNSRLVAVGDAGKIVTSTDGGIMWTASYVPDVNVNLNAVAFGNNKFVAVGDNGIVLTSVNGTVWEKVTRKTTDNSNLNLNGITFGGGMFVAVGASGIVVTSPDSSKAAEKIIGSNVILNGVAFGNSVFMAAGDGGKVFSTSDLGKTWKLETTGATAKLNGIVFNPGQNRFIAAGESGEIIMSYAVPNIPRVLGLTPGNDETDVGITDNLVLTFNQPVIAASGAITIFKAADLATPVELIPVDDSSVKVDPDTNTVTISPSLDFVESTKYVVTIDENAFINESEYGNSAIAAGEWSFTTIAGPADETAPTVSEYSPDQGEAGVATNAKLTLTFSEGVTTDSGNILIYDSADEGNLMVIPVNSENVTVKDNVVTIVPYEDFKYSTTYFVNIDDGAFKDLAENSNSYTGISDKETWQFTTAEAPDTAPPVVSSFSPKDGAKNVEIGTNLKLTFNEDVMKSEGEIKIYNSTNIEVPPVTISADSDDVTIDGKVVTINPQANLDYSAIYYVQIDNGTFTDMAGNGYAGITNNTTWRFSTTNEPDTTAPIVSTFSPENGATEVAIGANLELAFSENVLAGEGSIEIYNSTTDKLEATIAVQDVSILNHVVTINPAHNLEYGSSYYVLITEDAFADASGNFFAGISDSSTWQFTTPAAPDTTAPVLNTYSPENGATGVAIGANLELTFSENVKAGEGNIVIYNSVNHATAATIPAASGNVTIHSNVVTINPTDDLKYGASYYVQIGAGAFSDLAGNSYAGNAESTVWQFTTTDAPDRISPTVITYSPEPWATEVAVNANLVLTFSENVRAAAGTIEIFRSTDDTHPVLMIPALSDRVTILNNVVTINPAADLEHGTSYFVQVTEGAFTDNAGNGNAGIAGINAWRFVTTSAPDTAAPVATSYSPAGNATHVPVSTALTLTFNENVLAGEGNIEIVNAADNEVVTTIQAGDKALVAIKDATVSINTSGLLKHSGSYYVLIQPGAFTDESGNGYAGLADSKVWSFSTVPVPVMPTDPPTPAPGGGSGSGGGAPAPVPTPTPQTESINANVENGAAQGSMVSSVVINRTKDANGVKSDTLTFTLEQAIRAVNELKAAGSSIARIIVPDQKDEVAGTRLTIPAASSKQFADNQIMLDLFTVNAEVKVPGSSMAGFGTDIYFNLVPLKTSQQSAETEALAKAQVQSVSRGVTVTLVSRPVTIETNLQSRPVTLVLPLNNSSLTAEQLKALAVFIEHSDGTKELVKGEIVPFGQTGKSGIQFSISKFSTFTVVLAQDPAVQVKAYMTGYADGTFKPGNSITRAEAASIIVRTFSQSAVTAGVAYSDVPASHWAADAIGQVTRSGIMKGYGGGSFKPNQTITRAEMATLLSRLITGAQDQAAGFSDIAGHWAQAAIERMSQAGIITGYEDGTFRPDQTLTRAEAVTIVNRALGIAPLTSAAQKWTDVPASYWAFGSIQAASVDHTAE comes from the coding sequence TTGTTTATAGGTAAGGGATTGAAAAAATATTTCTCGTTGTTACTCGTGATCAGCTTGGTATGGACCGGAGCCTTTCCGGTATATGCGGGTTCAACGGACAACGGTGAGGCAAGCTGGGAGAATGTCGGTCCGCTGCCAGGCGGCGAAAAAGTAAACGGAGTTGCTATAGGCTCCGAAATATTAGTTGCAGTGGGGGAAGGAGGTAGTATTGTTACGGCAAGCGGCCCTGCATCATGGGCTGTTCGTACTTCTGGGGTAACCGGGGATTTGAACGGCATTGTTTATACAGGGACAGGCGGCAGATTTGCTGCGGTTGGGAACAATGGAGCTGTTTTAACGTCTACAGATAGCGTGAGCTGGTTGCCCGCGCTTTTTACGTCCTCCACTGGTAACTTGAATGCCGTTACCTATGGCAATAGCAGACTGGTGGCAGTCGGCGATGCTGGAAAGATAGTAACGTCTACCGACGGCGGTATCATGTGGACTGCATCATACGTCCCAGACGTTAATGTGAATCTGAACGCTGTTGCCTTTGGCAACAACAAGTTTGTTGCAGTAGGTGATAACGGTATAGTATTAACCTCCGTAAATGGAACGGTATGGGAGAAGGTAACACGTAAAACAACCGATAACTCCAACCTGAACTTGAACGGAATCACCTTTGGCGGCGGGATGTTTGTGGCTGTCGGTGCGTCCGGAATCGTTGTTACCTCTCCGGATAGTTCAAAGGCCGCAGAGAAGATCATTGGATCGAATGTGATCCTGAACGGTGTGGCTTTCGGCAACAGCGTATTTATGGCCGCAGGAGATGGCGGGAAAGTGTTTTCCACTAGTGATTTGGGTAAGACTTGGAAACTTGAGACTACAGGAGCGACCGCTAAACTTAATGGTATCGTATTCAATCCGGGTCAGAACCGCTTTATTGCTGCGGGTGAATCCGGTGAGATCATTATGTCTTATGCCGTTCCCAACATTCCACGAGTTCTTGGTCTGACTCCAGGGAATGATGAGACGGATGTTGGAATAACTGATAATCTGGTTCTGACCTTCAATCAGCCGGTGATTGCAGCCAGTGGAGCCATTACAATTTTTAAGGCCGCGGATCTAGCAACTCCGGTTGAGCTCATTCCGGTGGATGATAGTAGTGTAAAGGTAGATCCAGATACTAATACCGTAACCATTAGTCCGAGTCTGGATTTTGTTGAAAGCACTAAATATGTCGTTACAATTGACGAGAATGCCTTCATCAATGAGAGTGAATATGGAAATTCCGCGATCGCAGCGGGTGAGTGGAGCTTCACGACAATTGCTGGACCAGCAGATGAGACAGCTCCAACCGTAAGCGAGTATTCTCCTGACCAGGGAGAGGCGGGAGTCGCAACTAATGCCAAACTTACGCTCACGTTCAGTGAAGGTGTAACAACAGATAGCGGCAACATTCTGATTTATGACAGTGCGGACGAAGGTAACCTAATGGTAATTCCGGTTAATTCAGAGAATGTTACAGTTAAGGATAACGTGGTAACCATTGTTCCGTATGAAGATTTTAAGTACAGTACTACGTACTTTGTAAACATCGATGACGGAGCTTTCAAAGATCTGGCAGAAAATTCTAACTCTTATACAGGTATCTCGGACAAGGAGACCTGGCAGTTCACAACAGCCGAAGCGCCTGATACTGCACCGCCGGTGGTGAGCAGTTTTTCTCCTAAAGATGGAGCAAAGAATGTAGAGATTGGCACCAACCTGAAGCTTACCTTCAATGAGGATGTAATGAAGAGTGAAGGTGAAATTAAGATATACAACAGCACAAACATCGAAGTTCCGCCTGTGACCATCTCTGCCGATTCTGATGATGTAACCATTGACGGCAAGGTGGTAACGATTAATCCGCAGGCTAACCTGGATTACAGTGCAATCTATTATGTACAGATTGATAATGGTACATTTACGGATATGGCGGGTAACGGCTATGCCGGTATCACGAACAATACAACCTGGCGCTTTAGTACCACCAATGAACCGGATACGACCGCACCAATCGTAAGCACATTCTCACCTGAGAATGGGGCAACGGAAGTAGCTATCGGAGCGAACCTGGAGCTTGCTTTTAGCGAGAATGTGTTAGCAGGGGAAGGCAGTATTGAGATTTACAACAGCACAACTGACAAATTGGAAGCTACGATTGCTGTCCAGGATGTAAGCATCCTGAATCATGTTGTAACGATTAATCCGGCCCACAATCTGGAGTATGGTTCAAGTTACTATGTGTTAATTACTGAAGATGCATTTGCAGATGCATCCGGCAATTTCTTTGCGGGGATCTCGGATAGCAGCACCTGGCAGTTCACCACCCCGGCTGCGCCAGATACAACTGCACCTGTGTTGAACACGTACTCACCTGAGAATGGTGCAACAGGAGTAGCTATTGGAGCGAATCTGGAGCTTACCTTCAGCGAGAATGTTAAAGCTGGAGAGGGCAATATCGTCATTTACAATAGTGTGAATCATGCAACGGCAGCGACGATTCCTGCGGCTTCCGGGAATGTAACTATCCATAGCAATGTAGTGACGATTAATCCTACGGATGATCTGAAGTATGGTGCGAGCTACTATGTACAGATTGGAGCAGGGGCATTTAGTGATCTCGCAGGCAACAGCTACGCCGGTAATGCTGAGAGCACAGTCTGGCAGTTCACAACCACAGATGCACCGGATCGGATCTCGCCAACGGTGATTACGTATTCGCCGGAGCCATGGGCCACCGAAGTGGCAGTGAATGCGAATCTGGTCCTTACCTTCAGCGAAAATGTACGGGCGGCGGCGGGTACCATTGAGATTTTCCGCAGCACCGATGATACGCATCCTGTCTTGATGATTCCAGCCCTTTCAGACAGGGTAACGATCCTGAACAATGTCGTAACCATCAATCCGGCGGCTGACCTCGAGCATGGGACGAGTTACTTTGTACAGGTTACAGAGGGAGCATTCACAGATAACGCTGGCAACGGAAATGCCGGTATTGCAGGCATTAACGCCTGGCGGTTTGTGACCACCAGTGCGCCAGATACAGCAGCGCCTGTAGCGACATCTTACAGTCCGGCAGGCAATGCAACGCACGTACCTGTATCTACTGCGCTCACATTGACCTTCAACGAGAATGTGCTTGCTGGAGAAGGCAATATTGAAATTGTAAATGCAGCGGATAATGAGGTTGTAACGACAATTCAAGCTGGAGATAAGGCACTTGTCGCTATTAAGGACGCAACCGTGAGTATTAATACAAGCGGTCTCCTCAAGCATAGCGGCAGCTATTATGTGCTGATTCAACCGGGTGCTTTTACAGATGAATCAGGTAACGGTTATGCAGGACTTGCGGATAGTAAGGTCTGGAGCTTCTCTACAGTTCCTGTTCCGGTCATGCCAACTGATCCTCCTACACCGGCACCGGGTGGCGGTTCAGGATCAGGAGGGGGAGCCCCGGCTCCGGTACCAACACCAACCCCGCAGACGGAGAGCATTAATGCAAACGTTGAGAACGGGGCTGCTCAAGGCTCCATGGTATCCTCCGTTGTCATTAACCGCACCAAAGATGCGAATGGCGTGAAGAGTGATACCCTTACGTTCACATTGGAGCAGGCTATCCGGGCGGTTAATGAGCTGAAGGCTGCCGGGTCCAGTATTGCCAGAATCATCGTGCCGGATCAGAAGGATGAGGTAGCTGGGACCAGATTGACGATTCCGGCCGCTTCCAGCAAGCAATTTGCTGATAATCAGATCATGCTGGATCTATTCACAGTGAATGCTGAGGTGAAGGTGCCAGGCAGCTCGATGGCTGGATTCGGTACAGATATTTATTTCAATCTCGTTCCACTGAAGACATCGCAGCAGAGCGCAGAGACTGAAGCTCTTGCAAAAGCACAGGTGCAGAGTGTATCCCGCGGTGTAACAGTTACGCTGGTAAGCCGTCCGGTAACGATTGAGACCAATCTGCAGAGCCGTCCGGTTACGCTGGTATTGCCGCTTAACAACTCTTCGTTAACGGCGGAGCAGCTGAAGGCACTGGCGGTCTTCATCGAGCACAGCGACGGCACCAAAGAATTGGTCAAGGGTGAGATCGTACCTTTTGGCCAGACCGGAAAGTCAGGAATTCAATTTAGTATCAGCAAATTCAGTACCTTTACCGTTGTACTTGCACAAGATCCTGCGGTACAGGTGAAGGCGTATATGACGGGTTATGCCGATGGTACCTTCAAGCCAGGGAACAGCATCACACGGGCAGAAGCGGCCAGCATCATTGTCCGCACCTTCAGCCAGTCCGCAGTTACTGCTGGTGTAGCGTATTCCGATGTTCCTGCCAGCCACTGGGCAGCAGACGCAATCGGTCAAGTGACGCGAAGCGGCATCATGAAAGGTTATGGCGGTGGCAGCTTCAAGCCTAACCAGACGATTACAAGAGCCGAAATGGCGACCCTCCTGTCGCGCTTAATTACAGGCGCTCAAGACCAAGCGGCCGGCTTCAGTGATATTGCCGGACACTGGGCTCAGGCAGCTATTGAGCGGATGTCCCAGGCTGGCATCATCACCGGCTACGAAGACGGCACATTCCGTCCAGACCAGACGTTAACGCGTGCGGAAGCTGTAACCATCGTTAACCGTGCTCTTGGTATCGCTCCGTTGACCAGCGCAGCCCAGAAATGGACGGATGTCCCGGCGAGCTACTGGGCATTCGGCAGCATCCAGGCAGCATCTGTAGATCATACTGCAGAATAA
- a CDS encoding TerD family protein, translated as MTLELIKGQKCSLTQDNPLLGRLIVGMGWNEARAGVEIDFSVFLLTASQKVATEKDLIFYGNPAAPDQSVVILPPAQRIHSGPADDTQIAVELSLIPAEVERIAFALTIYEAESRQQSFSLLSDPYLRIMNAVDGTELLRYRLGDGYSVETAIVAGEIYRYQNEWKFSAVGSGYAGGLAALCQSYGIQVKDILPVVQASRAAEPARNSPFVLPELRSRPKPADSLPPAAPAAPSASPLNPDTIVLKRHGETLRLQQGAGAAGEILINLNWLQTPSSGWFGSRGIDLDLGCLFELKNGLKGTVQALGESFGSLNRPPYILLDGDDRTGSIATGENLRINGHHLSEISRIVIFAFIYEGVTNWSQAGAVITISQQGGPNIKVQLDEHNNDKGMCAIAMLRSQPDGSFSVERLVEYFSGHEELDQRYHWNLRWEAGSK; from the coding sequence ATGACACTTGAGCTTATCAAGGGGCAAAAATGCAGCTTAACCCAAGACAATCCTCTCCTCGGCCGCCTTATCGTAGGCATGGGCTGGAATGAAGCAAGGGCTGGGGTCGAGATTGATTTCTCCGTTTTTTTACTTACCGCGTCGCAGAAGGTTGCAACAGAGAAGGATCTTATTTTCTATGGCAATCCTGCGGCCCCGGACCAGTCTGTAGTGATATTGCCGCCCGCGCAACGAATCCATAGCGGACCCGCTGACGATACACAAATTGCTGTAGAGCTTAGTCTAATTCCTGCGGAGGTTGAGCGGATTGCCTTTGCCCTGACGATCTATGAAGCGGAATCAAGACAGCAGAGCTTCTCGCTGCTCTCCGATCCCTATCTGCGCATTATGAACGCTGTGGATGGCACGGAGCTCCTCCGGTACCGCCTGGGGGACGGTTATTCCGTGGAGACGGCCATTGTGGCAGGGGAGATCTACAGATATCAGAACGAATGGAAATTCAGCGCGGTCGGCTCCGGTTATGCCGGAGGTTTAGCCGCTCTTTGCCAGAGCTACGGAATACAGGTCAAGGATATATTGCCCGTTGTTCAAGCTTCCAGAGCAGCCGAACCTGCCCGGAACTCCCCCTTTGTTCTCCCGGAGCTGCGGTCACGGCCTAAGCCGGCCGATTCATTGCCTCCCGCAGCACCAGCCGCTCCTTCCGCTTCGCCCTTGAACCCGGACACCATCGTACTCAAGCGGCACGGGGAGACCCTCCGTCTCCAGCAGGGAGCAGGAGCTGCAGGAGAGATTCTTATCAATCTTAACTGGCTTCAGACTCCATCCTCCGGGTGGTTCGGAAGCAGAGGCATTGACCTGGACCTCGGCTGTCTGTTCGAGCTGAAGAACGGCCTTAAGGGTACGGTCCAGGCGCTCGGCGAATCATTCGGCAGCTTGAACCGGCCGCCTTACATCCTCCTAGACGGGGATGATCGCACCGGCTCCATCGCCACAGGCGAGAATCTGCGGATTAACGGCCACCACCTGTCCGAGATCAGCCGGATCGTCATCTTTGCTTTTATCTATGAAGGCGTTACGAACTGGTCACAAGCCGGCGCCGTTATAACCATCAGCCAGCAGGGAGGGCCGAATATCAAGGTGCAGCTGGACGAGCATAACAACGATAAGGGGATGTGCGCCATCGCCATGCTTCGCAGCCAGCCGGACGGAAGCTTCAGCGTGGAACGGCTGGTAGAGTATTTCAGCGGACACGAGGAGCTGGACCAGCGTTACCACTGGAATCTGCGGTGGGAGGCGGGGAGTAAGTAG
- a CDS encoding HAMP domain-containing sensor histidine kinase, with protein sequence MDSAVRILRKFVGSTLLVSTLLLLFNLILLGSLIFKETHQEASPEKVVREISSALQGSDGKYSLNPKGDALLQQNRAWAMLLNAEGKVTWSEQLPPEIPHAYNIVEVAKFSRYYLLEYPVYIWEHPEGLIVVGYPKYSYEKYQLGYMTDWLRSLPLRVLLLLICNVVLAVALSLFIGTRLIRSIRPLINSIHALAKDKPVNLETAGLFSDLSESINSASATLQTRSSQLKSRDEARSNWIAGISHDIRTPLSMILGYASNLEEQDNLNGEQRQQAAIIRRQGEQLRSLVSDLNLVSMLEYDMQPMQLKPIRLSALGRTVVSDFINNGLEERYTIDLCLTDESLQVMGDEKLLYRAVSNLVQNSIRHNPDGCGIEISILRSGEDSCFALSVSDNGQGVPAEHLPELVLLPYSGKRTRPVRQGHGLGLPMVARIAEAHKGKLVLESNTGHGLRATLQFPPFGVKTD encoded by the coding sequence ATGGACAGCGCGGTCCGTATTTTACGCAAATTCGTAGGATCTACCCTGCTGGTCTCTACGCTTCTGCTCCTGTTCAATCTGATTCTGCTCGGTTCGCTGATCTTCAAGGAGACCCATCAGGAGGCTTCACCGGAAAAGGTTGTGCGGGAGATATCCTCAGCTCTGCAAGGGTCTGACGGCAAGTATTCCCTTAATCCCAAGGGGGATGCCCTGCTTCAGCAGAACCGGGCCTGGGCTATGCTGCTGAACGCGGAAGGCAAGGTGACATGGAGTGAGCAGCTGCCTCCGGAGATTCCGCACGCTTACAACATCGTAGAGGTGGCGAAGTTCTCACGCTACTACTTGCTGGAATATCCTGTGTATATCTGGGAGCATCCAGAAGGACTGATTGTCGTAGGCTATCCTAAATATTCATATGAAAAATATCAGCTCGGATACATGACGGACTGGCTGCGCTCCCTTCCCTTAAGAGTGCTGCTGCTCCTGATCTGCAATGTGGTACTGGCCGTGGCCCTCTCCTTGTTCATTGGCACCCGGCTGATCCGGAGTATCCGGCCCCTGATCAACAGCATTCATGCCCTGGCCAAAGACAAGCCGGTTAACCTGGAGACTGCCGGACTCTTCAGTGATTTGTCCGAGAGCATTAATTCGGCTTCCGCTACCCTGCAGACCAGGAGCTCGCAGCTGAAATCACGGGATGAAGCCCGCTCCAACTGGATCGCCGGGATCTCCCATGACATCCGCACCCCGCTCTCGATGATCCTGGGCTACGCGAGCAATCTGGAGGAGCAGGACAACCTGAACGGAGAGCAACGCCAGCAGGCTGCCATCATCCGCCGCCAAGGCGAGCAGCTAAGGTCGCTGGTGAGCGACTTGAACCTCGTCTCTATGCTCGAATATGACATGCAGCCCATGCAGCTTAAGCCTATCCGCTTATCCGCTCTGGGCCGGACCGTGGTATCCGACTTTATTAATAACGGCCTGGAGGAGCGGTATACGATTGACCTCTGCCTCACAGATGAGAGCCTGCAAGTGATGGGCGATGAGAAGTTGCTGTACCGTGCGGTAAGTAACTTGGTCCAGAACAGCATCCGGCATAACCCGGATGGGTGCGGGATTGAGATTAGCATCCTCCGCAGCGGGGAAGACTCCTGTTTCGCCTTGTCCGTATCGGACAATGGTCAGGGTGTTCCGGCGGAGCACTTGCCGGAGCTGGTCCTCCTGCCTTACTCCGGGAAGCGGACCCGCCCCGTCCGGCAGGGCCACGGGCTTGGCCTTCCGATGGTCGCCCGCATTGCCGAAGCCCATAAGGGCAAGCTTGTTCTGGAGAGCAACACCGGCCACGGACTGCGGGCCACCCTGCAGTTCCCCCCCTTTGGCGTGAAGACGGATTGA
- a CDS encoding response regulator transcription factor, with amino-acid sequence MNTMKNRKIMIVEDEPKIREMIELFLRKEGYYRIYAAGDYSSALAMCRQEKPDIAILDVMLPDGDGFSLLSAIRTFSDMPVLFLSARGEDEDRLLGLGLGADDYIVKPFLPRELLLRLSAVLKRVYASPIPERMPVFRAGEQVVDLDSAVVRREGHELPLTAKEHAILVKLYENHGRIVTSDALCLAVWGDDSYGYENTLMVHMRRIREKIEADPSKPVHLLTVRGLGYKLVVQEAL; translated from the coding sequence TTGAATACGATGAAGAACCGCAAAATAATGATCGTTGAGGACGAACCGAAGATACGCGAGATGATCGAGCTCTTTTTACGAAAAGAAGGGTATTACCGCATCTATGCGGCTGGAGATTATAGCAGTGCCCTCGCCATGTGCCGCCAGGAAAAACCGGATATCGCCATTCTCGATGTGATGCTGCCGGACGGGGACGGGTTCTCGCTTCTCTCCGCCATACGAACCTTCTCTGATATGCCGGTACTCTTCCTGTCGGCGCGCGGTGAAGATGAGGACAGGCTGCTGGGTCTGGGCCTTGGGGCCGATGATTATATCGTTAAGCCATTTCTGCCGAGGGAGTTATTGCTGCGTCTGAGCGCTGTGCTGAAGCGGGTATATGCCTCGCCGATTCCAGAACGGATGCCTGTCTTCAGAGCAGGTGAACAGGTGGTGGATCTGGACAGCGCTGTGGTACGAAGAGAAGGCCATGAGCTGCCTCTGACGGCTAAAGAGCACGCCATTCTGGTCAAGCTCTATGAGAATCACGGCCGGATTGTGACCAGTGATGCTCTGTGCCTGGCGGTATGGGGAGATGACAGCTACGGGTATGAGAATACCTTAATGGTGCATATGCGGCGTATCCGCGAGAAGATTGAAGCCGATCCCTCGAAGCCGGTGCATCTGCTGACCGTCCGGGGGCTGGGTTATAAGCTTGTTGTGCAGGAGGCGCTCTAA
- a CDS encoding ABC transporter ATP-binding protein — translation MNTQPIIETQQLTKTYGGTPRVDQVNLKVQQGEIFGFLGPNGAGKTTTLKMLLGLVQPTQGTVKLFGQELRNHRLEILNRTGSLIESPSYYGHLTGLENLRVMQRLRSLPAKNIDKVLQIVRLDNHRHKPAGQYSLGMKQRLGLAMALLAFPSLLILDEPTNGLDPAGIGEIRELIKSLPAQYDMTIVVSSHLLSEIEQTATSVGIISDGKLLFQGAMAALQAQNRAAVHFRINDSARAVRILSEHGYRPTMQEQQLVFSAMPDSEVARVNEILVSGQIAVSRIVDSRKSLEDIFLDLTGKERSL, via the coding sequence ATGAACACTCAACCAATTATCGAGACACAGCAATTGACCAAGACCTATGGGGGAACGCCCCGGGTGGATCAGGTAAATCTGAAGGTGCAGCAGGGAGAGATTTTTGGCTTCCTGGGTCCGAATGGAGCAGGGAAGACGACTACGCTCAAGATGCTGCTGGGACTGGTGCAACCCACCCAAGGAACAGTTAAGCTGTTCGGCCAAGAGCTGCGGAACCACCGGCTGGAGATTCTGAACCGGACGGGTTCGCTGATTGAGTCGCCTTCCTATTACGGACATTTGACGGGCCTTGAGAATCTGAGAGTCATGCAGCGGCTGCGCAGCCTGCCTGCCAAAAATATCGATAAGGTGCTGCAGATTGTCCGGCTGGACAATCACCGGCACAAGCCTGCCGGGCAGTATTCACTCGGAATGAAGCAGCGCCTGGGTCTGGCTATGGCCTTGCTGGCTTTCCCGAGTCTGCTGATTCTGGATGAGCCTACGAATGGGCTCGATCCTGCGGGGATCGGAGAGATCCGGGAGCTGATTAAATCCTTGCCTGCCCAGTATGACATGACGATTGTGGTATCCAGCCACCTGTTGTCGGAGATTGAGCAGACTGCTACATCGGTTGGCATCATCAGTGACGGCAAGCTGCTGTTCCAGGGGGCGATGGCTGCGCTTCAGGCGCAGAACCGGGCGGCGGTTCACTTTCGGATCAATGATTCCGCCCGGGCAGTCCGGATACTGTCGGAGCACGGGTATAGGCCCACAATGCAGGAGCAGCAGCTGGTGTTCAGCGCCATGCCGGACTCTGAGGTGGCCCGGGTCAATGAGATTCTGGTGTCCGGCCAGATTGCTGTGAGCCGGATCGTGGATTCGAGGAAGAGTCTGGAGGATATCTTCCTGGATCTTACCGGAAAGGAGCGGAGCCTGTGA
- a CDS encoding ABC transporter permease: MKALFLEYYKIRRRKVWAMLTLFLAAELGWASMSMSISISRSADNATWEALIFSLSSMNGLFLPILSAIVVSRICDMEHKGDTWKMLMTTSVGRQTVYAAKFVCAGSLILYGILAQVVFIAGFGMFHRLAEPLPAGLLLQFTAGTLIASLLIIAMQQWISLAVKNQAFALCLGMLGGFLGTTASLFPAAVRQLVVWSYYLDLSPVTYVYKASSGTYVTGSMPLIQLSAALILTLVLYVAGNTHVSKQSV, from the coding sequence ATGAAAGCTTTGTTCTTGGAATATTACAAAATCCGGCGGAGAAAAGTATGGGCGATGCTGACGCTTTTCCTGGCTGCCGAGCTGGGGTGGGCGTCGATGTCCATGAGCATCTCGATCTCGCGGAGTGCGGACAATGCCACCTGGGAAGCGCTGATTTTCAGCCTCTCGTCCATGAACGGGCTGTTCCTGCCGATTCTGTCGGCGATTGTGGTGTCAAGAATTTGCGACATGGAGCATAAAGGGGATACCTGGAAAATGCTGATGACTACTTCTGTCGGACGCCAGACGGTGTATGCCGCCAAATTCGTCTGTGCCGGAAGTCTAATCCTCTACGGGATTCTGGCCCAGGTTGTTTTTATTGCCGGCTTCGGCATGTTCCATAGACTCGCAGAACCGCTTCCGGCAGGCCTGCTGCTGCAGTTCACTGCGGGTACTCTGATTGCCAGTCTCCTGATTATTGCCATGCAGCAATGGATATCGCTGGCGGTGAAGAATCAGGCGTTTGCCCTGTGCCTTGGCATGCTGGGCGGGTTCCTGGGGACGACCGCAAGCTTGTTTCCTGCCGCTGTCCGGCAGTTGGTCGTCTGGTCTTATTATTTGGATCTCAGTCCAGTGACTTATGTGTATAAGGCTTCTTCAGGAACTTATGTTACCGGAAGCATGCCTCTGATTCAGTTAAGTGCAGCTCTGATACTGACACTGGTTCTGTATGTTGCCGGGAATACCCATGTCTCCAAACAATCGGTCTAA
- a CDS encoding ABC transporter permease — MLRSVAAEWPKLRRSRMGLVLVSLPVVSLMIGCANFVMNREALQGEWYSLWTQVSLFYGEFFLPILIAICCAFVCRLEHVNRNWNMILAAPVSVTSLFIAKLVIVGMLIAGAQALFLLMYWAAGQMLSLTGDFPMDIILWTLRGWVASLSIAALQLGLSIRIRSFATPIGISLCAVFVGLGLYVLKLGLLFPYSLLTIGMGVLTQRGLTAMENLLFFLMNGVYLVVLSVCSVRRLRYKDVG; from the coding sequence ATGCTTAGAAGTGTTGCGGCCGAATGGCCCAAGCTGCGCCGTTCGCGGATGGGGCTGGTGCTGGTCAGTCTGCCTGTGGTCAGCCTGATGATCGGCTGTGCTAATTTTGTGATGAACCGGGAGGCCTTGCAGGGAGAGTGGTATAGTCTATGGACTCAGGTAAGCTTATTTTATGGAGAGTTCTTCCTGCCGATTCTGATTGCCATCTGCTGCGCCTTTGTCTGCAGGCTGGAGCATGTGAACCGGAACTGGAACATGATCCTGGCTGCTCCAGTATCCGTAACCAGTCTCTTTATAGCCAAGCTTGTTATTGTGGGCATGCTGATTGCCGGAGCGCAGGCGCTATTCCTTCTAATGTATTGGGCGGCAGGACAGATGCTGTCTTTGACGGGGGACTTTCCAATGGACATCATCCTGTGGACCCTGCGCGGCTGGGTGGCTTCGCTGAGTATTGCTGCCCTGCAGCTCGGCTTGTCCATCCGTATCCGCAGCTTTGCCACACCGATCGGAATCAGTCTATGTGCGGTTTTTGTCGGGCTGGGCCTGTATGTGCTGAAGCTGGGGCTGCTGTTCCCATATTCGCTGCTGACCATTGGCATGGGCGTGCTTACCCAGCGCGGACTGACGGCTATGGAGAATCTGCTATTCTTCCTGATGAATGGAGTTTACCTCGTAGTTCTGTCAGTCTGCTCGGTCCGCAGATTGAGATATAAGGATGTAGGCTGA